From Brucella pseudogrignonensis, a single genomic window includes:
- a CDS encoding ABC transporter permease: MSARSSAVSPQSSRHAQSFGKKLKGEWLLKYSTLFVLFLLFAGFSLTVDRFLTANNLLNIIQQISMLTIVGAGLTFGFAAREMDLSVGYMVGMSGILVPLMLVAGFPLPVALLAGLGAGLVVGSVNAVLVTFVGVPSLIATLAVGSILYGINFLMTGGRAIYGGLPANYLWLGQGQLFGIPVLAYAMVIVVFVAWFLMERTVFGRYIYAVGGNLKAAELSGVNGRFYRAAALVVCSIFAAVAGALLAARLGSGQPNAGERYLLDGLATVFIGMTMFRPGTATIAGTFFGALFIGVINNGLNLIGMDTYIQSIVKGLIILVAVAVVSRTTKLKLL; this comes from the coding sequence ATGAGTGCCCGATCTTCAGCGGTTTCGCCGCAATCATCCCGTCATGCCCAAAGCTTCGGTAAAAAGCTTAAAGGTGAATGGCTATTAAAATATAGCACGCTCTTTGTGCTTTTCCTGTTGTTTGCAGGTTTTTCGCTGACCGTTGACCGCTTTCTGACAGCAAACAATCTGCTCAATATTATACAGCAGATTTCAATGCTCACCATTGTTGGTGCGGGTCTGACATTCGGTTTTGCTGCGCGGGAAATGGACCTTTCCGTCGGCTATATGGTTGGTATGTCAGGCATTCTGGTGCCATTGATGCTGGTTGCTGGATTTCCTCTGCCCGTGGCTCTGCTCGCCGGGCTCGGAGCAGGTCTCGTTGTGGGTTCGGTCAATGCAGTCTTGGTCACATTTGTTGGTGTGCCGTCGCTGATTGCCACACTCGCAGTAGGCTCTATTCTCTACGGCATCAACTTTTTGATGACAGGCGGACGCGCTATTTATGGTGGTCTTCCCGCAAATTATCTCTGGCTAGGTCAAGGCCAGCTCTTTGGCATCCCGGTGCTTGCCTATGCCATGGTGATTGTCGTTTTTGTGGCCTGGTTCCTGATGGAACGGACCGTGTTCGGCCGTTACATTTATGCAGTGGGTGGAAATCTGAAAGCAGCGGAGCTTTCCGGCGTCAATGGTCGCTTCTATCGCGCCGCCGCTCTGGTGGTCTGCTCAATTTTTGCGGCCGTCGCAGGTGCACTTCTTGCTGCACGTTTAGGCTCTGGTCAGCCAAATGCTGGCGAACGCTATCTGCTGGATGGGCTTGCAACAGTGTTTATAGGCATGACCATGTTCCGTCCGGGTACTGCAACAATTGCAGGGACATTTTTCGGCGCTCTCTTCATCGGCGTCATCAATAACGGCCTCAATCTCATTGGCATGGACACATACATCCAGAGCATTGTGAAGGGCCTTATCATTCTCGTGGCGGTCGCGGTTGTTTCGCGAACCACCAAACTGAAGCTTCTTTGA
- a CDS encoding sugar ABC transporter ATP-binding protein encodes MAVSLSQIVMSYPGTLALDQVSAEFRFDEVHGLIGENGAGKTTLVSILGGSKSPTSGNIIIDGTEVRLTSAGDALRKGIAHVSQEGSLVPGLTGAQNILLGDEPRMGLGVIDKKKLVSRAEALLKRWFPQVSIDLDEQVDMLPMADQKIIEIVRALRGNVRLLILDEPTATLPAREKESLWEIIKTLPQQGVGIVLISHFLSEIKALSDRITVLRDGRHIATLEAKNSSEAQLIDLMLQRSGSSEAVEQEAQHSRVLGPVVLEVSDWHAGGVVADNFVIRAGEIVGLIGLTGAGHFGFARSLYAASGVTRGKLRFQGEVVTKVDPRTMQNKGVALVPDHRMETALIGDWDVRENLAMVHPTHATFGSTGILSMRREALEADRTMKQMNVKAHSHRQFVKDLSGGNKQKVSIGKWLYGADEHYRLMIFIEPTEGVDIGAKREIHAQMRRLAEKGIAILVTSSDLLEIADVADRVIPFVNGKPGPQIERGAFSEAKFIAAMAGVTQ; translated from the coding sequence ATGGCCGTAAGCCTTTCGCAGATCGTCATGTCATATCCCGGAACACTGGCGCTCGATCAAGTCAGTGCTGAATTCCGGTTCGATGAGGTGCATGGCCTGATCGGAGAAAATGGTGCGGGGAAGACAACCCTTGTCAGCATTCTTGGTGGCAGTAAAAGTCCGACGTCTGGCAACATCATTATTGATGGCACCGAGGTGCGTTTAACAAGTGCTGGTGATGCTCTGCGCAAGGGCATTGCACATGTTTCTCAGGAAGGCAGTCTCGTTCCCGGACTGACTGGTGCGCAGAATATTTTGCTGGGCGATGAGCCTCGTATGGGTCTCGGTGTTATCGACAAGAAGAAGCTTGTCAGCCGTGCAGAAGCACTTCTAAAGCGCTGGTTTCCGCAGGTTTCCATCGACCTTGATGAGCAGGTCGATATGCTGCCGATGGCAGATCAAAAGATTATTGAAATTGTTCGTGCTCTGCGTGGAAATGTGCGGTTGCTTATTCTTGATGAGCCGACAGCGACATTACCTGCGCGCGAAAAAGAAAGTCTTTGGGAAATCATCAAAACCTTGCCGCAACAAGGTGTTGGGATTGTCCTTATCAGCCATTTTCTTTCAGAGATCAAAGCTCTGAGCGACCGTATCACAGTTCTTCGCGATGGGAGGCACATTGCAACGCTTGAAGCTAAAAACTCGAGTGAAGCGCAACTCATTGACCTGATGCTTCAACGCTCTGGAAGCAGCGAAGCCGTCGAACAGGAAGCGCAACATAGTCGCGTTCTTGGCCCCGTCGTGCTGGAAGTTAGCGATTGGCATGCCGGTGGTGTTGTTGCCGATAATTTTGTTATTCGCGCAGGCGAGATTGTAGGCCTTATCGGTCTGACAGGCGCAGGGCATTTTGGCTTTGCACGCTCGCTTTATGCTGCAAGCGGTGTGACTAGGGGAAAACTTCGCTTTCAGGGCGAGGTTGTGACTAAAGTCGATCCGCGAACCATGCAAAACAAAGGCGTGGCTCTCGTCCCCGATCACCGTATGGAGACTGCACTGATTGGCGATTGGGATGTTCGCGAAAACCTCGCGATGGTGCATCCAACTCATGCAACTTTCGGCAGCACAGGCATTTTGTCGATGCGTCGAGAAGCGCTTGAAGCTGACCGCACAATGAAGCAGATGAATGTTAAGGCACATTCGCATCGACAATTCGTGAAAGACTTAAGCGGCGGCAACAAGCAAAAGGTTTCGATTGGCAAGTGGCTGTATGGTGCGGATGAGCATTATCGGTTGATGATCTTTATCGAACCAACCGAAGGCGTCGATATTGGCGCTAAGCGTGAAATACATGCGCAAATGCGCAGGCTTGCTGAAAAAGGCATAGCCATTCTCGTTACGTCTTCCGACCTTCTGGAAATCGCAGACGTGGCAGACCGTGTCATCCCGTTTGTGAATGGCAAACCCGGCCCACAGATTGAGCGTGGCGCATTCTCAGAAGCGAAATTTATTGCCGCAATGGCAGGAGTTACCCAATGA
- a CDS encoding sugar-binding transcriptional regulator, whose translation MSESEDSLMVRVAWLYYVGGFNQEATASKLGLTRARVNKILGEARESGLVSISIDHQNAGTLPVENEITRRYSLDFCISTPPFGFGAEDTTSEIRKQVSFRAVGVAAATYLKNFLADNPEATIGTGWGRTIEQMTLQLAGVSSPQARFISVMGSLIANSAYNPFEVVNMLARRTGGQGFFLPVPFIADSAEDRKVLISQRSVARAMEIARTVSVCFISAGELTEDSLLRRQNMLSKSELESLHAAGAIGDTNGIFFDKDGHQVDHEMNKRTIALGFSELQKVQVVLLIAGQEKAVAAKALLKSGIVNGLIIDGDAAEALLALS comes from the coding sequence ATGAGTGAATCTGAAGACAGCCTTATGGTACGCGTGGCGTGGCTATATTACGTTGGTGGATTCAACCAGGAGGCGACTGCTTCCAAACTTGGGTTGACCCGTGCTCGCGTAAATAAGATCTTAGGTGAAGCGCGTGAAAGCGGTCTGGTGAGCATATCCATCGACCACCAGAATGCCGGTACACTACCTGTAGAAAACGAGATCACACGTCGTTATTCATTGGATTTTTGCATTTCAACGCCGCCGTTTGGCTTTGGTGCAGAAGACACGACATCAGAAATCCGCAAACAGGTTTCATTTCGCGCAGTGGGCGTCGCCGCGGCTACCTACCTAAAGAATTTTCTCGCAGATAATCCAGAAGCCACTATTGGAACAGGCTGGGGACGAACAATCGAACAGATGACACTTCAACTTGCGGGTGTATCGTCGCCACAAGCGCGATTCATCTCTGTCATGGGTTCGTTGATAGCCAACTCCGCTTACAATCCGTTTGAAGTTGTCAACATGCTGGCACGTCGCACGGGTGGACAAGGCTTTTTCCTTCCCGTTCCTTTTATCGCTGATTCCGCCGAAGACAGAAAAGTTCTAATTTCACAACGCTCAGTCGCGCGCGCAATGGAAATTGCTCGCACGGTATCAGTATGCTTTATCAGCGCGGGTGAATTAACAGAAGATTCCTTACTGCGTCGCCAGAATATGTTGAGCAAATCAGAACTCGAAAGCCTGCATGCAGCAGGTGCCATCGGTGACACAAATGGTATTTTCTTTGATAAAGATGGACACCAAGTCGATCACGAAATGAACAAACGTACAATCGCATTGGGATTTTCTGAACTGCAGAAGGTGCAGGTTGTTTTACTTATTGCCGGTCAAGAAAAAGCTGTGGCCGCTAAAGCACTTCTTAAAAGTGGCATAGTCAACGGTCTCATCATCGACGGCGATGCTGCCGAAGCGCTTCTCGCTCTTTCATAG
- a CDS encoding sugar ABC transporter substrate-binding protein — protein MGSGLFKKSVAVAALALLMGTASASATNVAWVHSNAAAQSEQRAKAGFDAWLKETGKDWKVSVLDSGGSGERTASNIQDAASRGVDAIIVSMSDLRASRAAIDAAVAAKIPVFAIDSGQVDGVLVDVTTNNWAMSASVSPYLLNEMGGKGNLIFLRMAEHHGTRKRGDVMATVLKEYPEVKVLAEHNIDYTAFFEDTSSSMQDYAARFGEEINAVWAPWDEPAQAAINSLNAAGLKNVKVIGIDGNPQAIEEVCKPESLLIATVSQPFEKMGAQTGEWIESIVVKKEDAATVIPSKTVYLDAPLITKQNCKDFLPKN, from the coding sequence ATGGGGTCGGGATTGTTTAAGAAGTCTGTCGCTGTTGCAGCTTTGGCCTTACTGATGGGTACAGCAAGCGCGTCGGCGACGAACGTTGCCTGGGTGCATTCCAATGCTGCTGCACAGTCTGAACAGCGCGCCAAAGCTGGCTTTGATGCATGGCTGAAAGAAACCGGCAAAGATTGGAAAGTCAGTGTTCTTGATAGCGGTGGCTCTGGCGAACGCACGGCGTCCAATATTCAGGATGCGGCATCGCGTGGTGTCGATGCGATTATCGTTAGCATGTCGGATCTGCGCGCGTCGCGCGCCGCAATCGATGCCGCGGTCGCAGCAAAAATTCCAGTTTTCGCCATTGATAGCGGACAGGTTGATGGTGTTCTCGTCGATGTGACAACCAATAACTGGGCGATGTCGGCCAGTGTGTCGCCTTATCTGCTCAACGAAATGGGCGGAAAGGGCAATCTGATTTTCCTGCGCATGGCGGAACATCACGGCACGCGTAAGCGCGGCGATGTGATGGCCACAGTGCTAAAAGAATATCCTGAAGTGAAGGTGCTTGCGGAACATAATATCGACTACACGGCATTCTTTGAAGACACGTCTAGCTCAATGCAGGATTATGCTGCCCGTTTTGGCGAAGAAATTAATGCTGTTTGGGCGCCTTGGGATGAGCCAGCACAGGCTGCCATCAACTCTCTCAATGCAGCCGGTCTGAAAAACGTGAAAGTTATCGGTATCGACGGTAATCCTCAGGCGATTGAGGAAGTCTGCAAGCCAGAGAGCCTTTTGATCGCAACTGTTTCCCAGCCATTTGAAAAGATGGGTGCACAGACCGGAGAATGGATCGAGAGCATCGTCGTGAAGAAAGAAGATGCTGCAACGGTTATTCCATCGAAGACCGTCTATCTCGATGCGCCGCTTATCACAAAGCAGAACTGTAAGGACTTCCTCCCGAAGAACTAG
- a CDS encoding thiamine pyrophosphate-dependent dehydrogenase E1 component subunit alpha: protein MQNPSNSNLLELYQTMRRIRTFEERVGELFVRGQTAGSMLHLSIGEEAAAAGVCAVMQPQDTFTTHHRGHGIFLARGADPKQMMAEIGGKETGYCHGKGGSMHIADMALGHLGANAIVGGGIPAVVGAGLSSKYLRKNAVSLAFFGDGAMQQGILYESMNMAALWGLPVVFVCINNQYGMGTRVDQATANTAFDQRAHAFGLNGAVVDGIDVEEVKSVAQGLIDDARLGKPGFLSVSCYRFFGHARMDKSPYRAEAEEAEGRKKDPVKFTRDRLISEGLAQETALDTMDSSITAEMDATIDFTVESKAPPLTSMFRDVYAVGEPEPEPVRTRIDRVLSRDEA from the coding sequence GTGCAAAATCCGAGTAACTCTAATCTTCTCGAACTATACCAGACGATGCGGCGTATCCGCACCTTTGAAGAACGCGTAGGCGAATTGTTTGTGCGCGGTCAGACGGCAGGTTCGATGCTTCACCTTTCGATTGGCGAAGAGGCCGCTGCTGCTGGTGTTTGTGCTGTCATGCAGCCACAGGACACGTTTACCACCCACCATCGCGGCCATGGTATCTTTCTGGCACGCGGCGCTGATCCTAAACAGATGATGGCCGAAATTGGTGGCAAGGAAACCGGCTATTGTCACGGCAAAGGTGGCTCCATGCACATTGCTGACATGGCGCTTGGGCATCTTGGTGCCAATGCGATTGTTGGTGGCGGTATTCCAGCCGTGGTTGGTGCAGGCCTTTCCAGCAAATACCTCAGGAAAAACGCGGTTTCTCTCGCCTTTTTCGGCGATGGTGCGATGCAGCAGGGCATTCTCTATGAGAGCATGAATATGGCAGCACTTTGGGGGCTTCCGGTTGTGTTCGTCTGCATCAATAACCAGTACGGCATGGGTACGCGTGTCGATCAGGCGACAGCCAATACAGCCTTCGACCAGCGCGCACATGCATTTGGTTTGAACGGTGCTGTGGTGGATGGCATTGATGTGGAGGAAGTCAAAAGCGTTGCGCAGGGCCTGATCGATGATGCGCGCCTTGGTAAACCGGGCTTCCTTTCGGTAAGTTGCTATCGTTTCTTTGGTCATGCCCGCATGGATAAGAGTCCTTATCGTGCAGAAGCAGAAGAAGCCGAAGGCCGCAAGAAAGATCCGGTGAAATTCACGCGCGACCGGCTGATTTCAGAAGGCCTGGCACAAGAAACAGCGCTAGATACGATGGATAGCAGTATCACTGCTGAAATGGATGCGACCATCGATTTCACGGTGGAATCCAAAGCACCGCCACTCACTTCCATGTTCAGAGATGTCTATGCGGTTGGCGAACCAGAACCCGAGCCAGTCCGCACCCGTATTGATCGTGTACTTTCCAGGGATGAAGCATAA